CTTTTAACAAATCATCAAGTTCCTGTTCTTTTGTATCGGTACCGGTTGGATTTTCTATTTTTTGGTTTAAAGTATCAGCAGGCATTCTTACTGATAAGGAATCCATTGCTATAGGATTACCATTGGAATCAAGCAACGTTTTCGTCTTTAGTGAATCTTCCGGTTTGTAGTCAAGTATTGCAAGCTTTTCGGTTATCTTCTGCGAATATTCTGAATTCGGATATTTTTCTTTTAGCGCTCTGTAATAATAAATCACGCTGTCCTTGTTCCTGTAAACATTTTCATATATCCAGCCTAATGTATAGTATGTCTTAGGAAGTAACTCGCTGCCGGGATATTTATCTTTTAAATTTGTGAGTATTGTTACGGCATCTCTGCTTGAACCCGCCAGAAGTCTTTTCTCTGCATCTTTGTACAGCTCTTTTACGGTTTCCTCTTCAAGCTCGATAGTTGTAACACCTAAAATCTTTCTAGATTCATTTGCGAAAATTGTATTCGGATATTTTTGTATTATTTCCCTGTAGAGTTCGTTCGCTTTATCCGGCTGATTATTGTTTGCGTAAATAGTAGCGAGCGTGTACATAGTTCTTGATGTTTTATCTTCCTCCTGAAATTTATCCAGTATTACATTCAGGTAATGAACGGAAGAATCTACGCTTTTTAAATCATATAAAAATAATTCGGCAAGCTCATAGTAATTATTAAATTTTTCATCGTTAGCTCTTCTTATTCCGGCTGTATCTATAGCTGAAGTTATAAGAGTATCCTGTACCTTTACAGAATCTTCCGATTTTATATTGGGTACATTGGTTTCCTTTTTCTTCTTCTTACGTTCTTCTTTTTCCTTAATTGTATCAGATACATTATTGAAATCAGATTCATAGCTGCGCATACCTGAACCCTTTCCGTTCTCTCTGCCGTTGGGATTATTAGGGTCATTTCCGGGGTTATTAGGCAGGTTGGTTTTTATACCTTTCTCCTCATTTCGGATAACCCTTCTTTTTTCAAGCTCCTTGTTTTCAGTCGGTATGACAACTTTATTCGCAGTATCAATTTTTTCCTGCAATGCAAAGTACCGTGTATAAACATCATATTTTTTTTTGCTCAATGCAGAATAATCCGATGAAGCGTTTTCTTCCGTAGATTTTTTATAATTTACAAGTGCCTTAAGATAATTATTCTCCACAGTTTCATAATGTCTTGCAAGATAGTAATAAGCATCACTTGCAGCTAAAGATGAAGGATAATCAATTATAACATCGAAGTAACCGGATATAGCATCTTTATATTTTTTCTGGTCGTATAAATTATTGGCAAGTTCAAGTTCAGCAAGCTGTTTGTATTCAGGAACTTCTCTGTATTTTCTTCTTAGATTATCAAGCTCATCGTTGGCTTTGGAGTATTGTTTTTCAATATCGAGCGATTTGGCATAATTAAGCCTTGCATAAAATGATAAATCAAAATCAGAAGAGTAATCAAGAACATTCTGAAATTCTTTTGCGGCTTTTGTTGGCTGGTATAGTGAAAATATTCTTGCAAGTATAAACTGATTAACTGCTTTATTATCTTTATCACCCGAGAGTTCTATTGACTGTCTGAAATAATCTACTGCATCTTTATAATTTTTCTTTACAAAGGCATTGATGCCCAGCTCGCCGGCAGCGCCTGAACGGACTTCTTTATCTTTAGCATTTTTAACAAGGTTCTTTAATATTATTGATGCTTCATCGGTTTTTCCAAGCTTCATCTTTGTTACGCCAAGATAATACATTGCTTCATCATACAGCTTGCTTGCAGAAAGATTTGTAAGGAACTCGTTGAATTTTCTTTCTGCCTGCAGATAATCTCCCAGATAAAAATATGATTTACCTATGAGAAGCACTGCATCATCCAAGTATTTACTGTTCTTATGAATCTGGATAACTTTTGATGCCCTTTCAATAACTTTAGTCAGCTTTTCTTTTATTTCATTGCTGATTGCAGGAGTTATGTTCAGTGAGTCAAGTCTTTTATTGAATGATGCTACTGTTGATGTCCTGTAAAGATTATATGCATCTTCAAAATCTGCAGATGCCATAAAGTATGTATTGAAGTATGTGGAAAAGTTTTCATTCCTGTTCCCCATGAACATAAACGAAACGTAATCCTGATAATCCTCATCTAAAGAAATATCGTAATTCGGTTGAGGGTCTTCTTCGTCTGCAGTAGGAGTTTTTTCGAAAGTACGCTGAGTTGTATAGTTACATCCGCCGATAAATATTCCTGCGAACATAAAAATTATTATCGATAGCTTAAAGTATCTCAAAATGTAAAATAATTTATAGAAAAGGTATAGTATCTCCGATATGATATATTATTATATATTTAATGTAAGAAAGTGCCTAAAGGTTCCTTTTAAAATATTTGTAAAATGAGTTTTATTCAAGGCATTTGAAAGTAGAAAGAGGAATATTTGGAATACTTTCGTTCTTAATTAATTAAATAAGTAATATTTGGAACTTTATTTATTTTAAAAGATATAATCACTATTATAATCAACTAAAATATTTATATATGAAATCAAGTATTCTCTGGCGATTTTTTCTTTGTGCAGCAATATTATTATCAGTTAATTTTTCTTTGAATGCTCAATGGATAAAACAGCAGGTTCAGGGTGTAGATTCATCGGGCTTCGGGCAGGAATCTTTCTCTGCCTATACTTTAAAATTTGCTGATGCAAATACAGGTTATATCGGAGGAACTAACTATAATTATCAAAATTCGGGCTCTATATATAAAACCATAAACGGTGGGGTCAACTGGAACCGGCTCACACTTAATACTGCTTTTAATGTGCAGCAGTTAGAAGTTATCAATCCTCTTATAGTATATGCTGCATGCGACTCAGGGCAGGTAATCAGAACAATAACCGGAGGACTTTCCTGGACGACTCTTAATACACCTCCATTGCCGAGTACACTCATTCGGTGGAGAATAAGTTTTATCAATTCTCTTACAGGATGGATTACTACAGATAATCCTGCAGCTACTAATAAAACGTATCAGACCACAAACGGCGGTACATCTTGGGCAATCGTAAATTCTTCCACTGGTTTTACGAAAATAAATTTTCAATCCGCAACAAAAGGAGTGGGAATTAACAGCAACGGATTTTTTGTGACGACTAATTCAGGCACTAATTGGACTAACACATTGACTGATTCGCTTCTTTCTGAATTTTATTTTTTAAATAGTAATACAGGATGGTTGTTTAGTAGAAAATCTGCAGCATCATCAATAAAAGGTAAAAGCTGGAAGACTACAAACAGCGGACAGAACTGGACTCTATTATACTCTAATGATTCGGGCAGCCGCGCTCCTAAAGATGTGATATTTTTTGATGAGCAAACAGGTTATGCAAATTATTATATCAATAAATCAGGAATTATAAAAACAACTAATGGAGGAGTAAACTGGTTTAACCCTACAGATTTCAGATTAGTAACTTCCGCCAATTATTACGCCGGTCCTATGACTTTTATCAATAATTCTACAGGATGGTATGGAACAGCAGACGATTTTTTATATAAAACAACCACCGGTCCGGGTAATCTTGTAAATCCTTTTTTTGCCGATTACATAAAGATTCAAAACTCTAACAATATTAGCAGCTATACAGATTCGCGTGGCAGTCTTACGGCGCCATCGCCGCTGGGATCAAATCTTCCCGGATTTGAATATCCAAAGGGAAGCAATAATTATTGTTTGTTCAATTCAACATTTGCTTTAAGTGCTGTTGTCAACGGAGATACTTTAGTAAGCCAAAGTTACAATGGCTCTGATTTCCGTGCCGGTCAATTTATAGGAGGAAATGAGGTAGGAAGCAGACTTGGTGAATACGGACTTTACCAGATAAAAACCGGAGATGGAAGCGGTGTACCTGACTATGACCATTGGCCTGTATCTCAGGGTGCTCCTGTATCGGGAAGTCTACCTCAGCTGACAGGCAATCAATCATCATTTGTAACTCTTACAGATATGACAAGAACAGGACTTACCGGTGAAACTGCGCCTTTGAAAGCTGAAGTAAAAATATATCAATATTCTTTTAATGATGATTTAAGAAAAGATGCAATCTATTACAAAATTAGTATCACAAATAAAAACACTGCAGATTGGAACAACGCATATTTTTCATTTCTTGTTGATACTGATATTGGCACAGCAACTGATGATAGAATGGGCTGCGATAGTGCATTAGGTCTGGGTTATGGCTACAACGGAGTTGCTACAGACCCGGGTTACGGTTCAACGCCGCCAGCGGTAGGATATAAATTTGTTTCAAGTACCAACGGATTTATTTTAAACTCATGTGTACCTTTCTATAATGTAGGCAGCGCTCCGCCTCCATGTTTGGGAGATCCATACACACCTCATGATTTCAGAAATTATCAGAAAGCTTTAGATAAATGCGGAGAACCTTTTACGTATAACGGCTTACCCAGAAATTTTATTTTTAACGGCGACCCGCAAACAGGAACCGGCTGGCTTTCAAATGTAAATGCTGACGCAAGATTTTTTATGACTCTGGGCCCCGCCAATTTAGCTGCGGGAGAAACCGCAACAATCATAGTTGCAGCAATAGCAGCTCGCGGAACGGGATATCTTAACAGCGTGACAAAATTAAAACAATACGCAGCAACATTACCATTGGATGTGCAGACAGTGAGTTCAGTTGTACCAAAGGAATTTAAGCTGAATCAGAACTATCCGAACCCGTTTAATCCCGTTACAAAAATTTCTTACTCAGTCCCGAAAGCTTCATTCATGGAACTGAATGTATATGATATAAGCGGAAGACTTGTGAAGAATTTATTTTCAGGAAATAGTCAGGCAGGAAATTACGAAGTTCATTTCAACGGCGAGTCACTTGCCTCAGGAATTTATATATGTAGAATGAATTCAGAAAACTATACCAATGCAATAAAAATGATTTTGGTTAAGTAAGCACACAGTACCCCCTCCTTTATAAGGAGGGGGCAGGGGGAGGTAAATTATTACCCTTCTTTTTTTTGTAAGTTTAATCAAAACAATTTTTCAGAAATCTCCCTCGATTTAAAATCGACGGAGATTTTTTTTTTATACAAAAAATTCCCTGCTCAAAAAACGGTTGTCTTCCAAATTCAATTGAAGTAATTTTTACAACTTTAGTTAATCACAACCGTAATATTCCGTATGGAAACAGAAAACAAATCAGTTCAAATAATAGATTACAATCCCTCGCATCATGAAGCATTCCGGAAAATAAACATCGACTGGATTAAAGATAAATTTGTAGTTGAAGATGTGGATGAAGAAGTTTTAGGAAATCCTGATAAATACATCCTGAGCGGCGGCGGACGTATACTAATGGCAGAGTGTGAAGGAAAACTTGTAGGCACATGCGCATTGATTAACGAGGGAGATAATGTATATGAACTTACGAAAATGGGAGTTGATAAGACCTGCCGCGGATTGAAAATAGGCCAGCTGCTTGGTGAAGCAACCTTGCAGAAAGCAAAAGAACTCGGAGCAGTAAAAGTAATTTTGTTTTCTAATACCAAAGGCTCTGAAAATGCAATCAGTCTTTACAGAAAACTCGGCTTCAAAGAAATTCCATTAGATCACGCTGCATATGCGCGGGCAGATATAAAAATGGAGATAGTGTTTTAGAAATAACCTGACAGTTCGCCGCGGCGAATTAATCCTGTCAGGTTAAAAGCGTTTGAAACTCTGTTTTTATATAATTAATTTTATGCTATGGAAAACAGATTAAGTCAGATAAAAAACAGAATAGACCTATATTCTAAAAAGTACAACTCTACCTTTGAAGAATTCGAACAGAAGATTAAGAAATCAGCAAAAGAAAATTTTGAAGAATGGGATGATTATATGGAATGGAATGCACTACAAAAATTCTTTCAAGATATAGAAAAGAGTTTTAAAAATAGCTAAGTGAATAAAATGAATGAAAAATTAATTTACATATTCACTTTTTTTATTTTGATTCTATTTCAAAATGGTTTTTCACAGGACTCAATAGTTCCTAAAAGTTTTTATTACACACAATTCAACTCAGAGCAAGATATTAAGATTTTACAAGACTCGTTAAACTTTAAAGGATATATAGTTTTCAAACTTTCTCAATCTTCTAAAGACACAAATACAATCGTTGTTTCAATTTATTTTATTAATGAAATATCTCAGATTGAAAATTTAGGTAATGGTTTTTACTTCTCAAGCTTTAATTATTACGTTTATTCGGATTCATATTGGTCAGTAAATCCAAAAGAGAAGTATTTTGAACTAGTTAACAGTGGACGCGAAAATAGTTTAGAAGATAGCGTAAAATATTTTGATAGAATTGATAAAATGAAAATTAACTGTAGTCTATTTGAAGGTGCAACGCCATGGAGATTTAGAAGTAATTTGAGCAATAATTATTTTATCTTTAAAACGAATCTTGATGGTATTTTAATTAAGGATAAAATAAAATATAAACATCACGGTAAGGTTAAAAAAGTAAAAGTACTAATACCATTTATTAGATACTTACCTCTTTTTAAAGTCCGAGATTCCGAAATTAGTAATTATCATTTTCTGGGCAAAAGTAAATTTACTCTGTGTAAGTAATCATCATTTATAGATAATACAATTTCTCCAATAAAAAAATCCCTTCAAGATTTCACCTGAAGGGATTTTGTATTTATTAAAGCGAATTAATTTTTTGAATTTGATTATGCCTTTGGCGCTTCAGCCGGAACTTCCGGTGCAGCTGGGGCAGTCGGGTCAATTATTACCGGAGGATGATTTGCTTCCGGAACGTCTTCACCGATTATATCTTCAATCTTGAAATCAATTTGTTCTGCTTCATATGTTCTTGTCTTATCTGCAATATCTTTCGCTGCAAATTTCTTCGGAATGTTGAACTTTGTAACGTATGCATCAATTTCGTCCTGCTCTTTATCTTTTAAGTAATCGATTACCGAAAGAACGATTTTTTTATTGTTCTTATCTACATCGATAACTTTTGCTTTAAGAGTTTCGCCTGCTTTGAAAAGCTCTGCAAAGTTTCTGATATTATTTGCAGCTA
This genomic interval from Bacteroidota bacterium contains the following:
- a CDS encoding GNAT family N-acetyltransferase, with product METENKSVQIIDYNPSHHEAFRKINIDWIKDKFVVEDVDEEVLGNPDKYILSGGGRILMAECEGKLVGTCALINEGDNVYELTKMGVDKTCRGLKIGQLLGEATLQKAKELGAVKVILFSNTKGSENAISLYRKLGFKEIPLDHAAYARADIKMEIVF
- a CDS encoding tetratricopeptide repeat protein, whose translation is MFAGIFIGGCNYTTQRTFEKTPTADEEDPQPNYDISLDEDYQDYVSFMFMGNRNENFSTYFNTYFMASADFEDAYNLYRTSTVASFNKRLDSLNITPAISNEIKEKLTKVIERASKVIQIHKNSKYLDDAVLLIGKSYFYLGDYLQAERKFNEFLTNLSASKLYDEAMYYLGVTKMKLGKTDEASIILKNLVKNAKDKEVRSGAAGELGINAFVKKNYKDAVDYFRQSIELSGDKDNKAVNQFILARIFSLYQPTKAAKEFQNVLDYSSDFDLSFYARLNYAKSLDIEKQYSKANDELDNLRRKYREVPEYKQLAELELANNLYDQKKYKDAISGYFDVIIDYPSSLAASDAYYYLARHYETVENNYLKALVNYKKSTEENASSDYSALSKKKYDVYTRYFALQEKIDTANKVVIPTENKELEKRRVIRNEEKGIKTNLPNNPGNDPNNPNGRENGKGSGMRSYESDFNNVSDTIKEKEERKKKKKETNVPNIKSEDSVKVQDTLITSAIDTAGIRRANDEKFNNYYELAELFLYDLKSVDSSVHYLNVILDKFQEEDKTSRTMYTLATIYANNNQPDKANELYREIIQKYPNTIFANESRKILGVTTIELEEETVKELYKDAEKRLLAGSSRDAVTILTNLKDKYPGSELLPKTYYTLGWIYENVYRNKDSVIYYYRALKEKYPNSEYSQKITEKLAILDYKPEDSLKTKTLLDSNGNPIAMDSLSVRMPADTLNQKIENPTGTDTKEQELDDLLKDKTPDEILKILQDDAKKSQEEEFKKQQENNKQDPGKEPEPPK
- a CDS encoding T9SS type A sorting domain-containing protein; translated protein: MKSSILWRFFLCAAILLSVNFSLNAQWIKQQVQGVDSSGFGQESFSAYTLKFADANTGYIGGTNYNYQNSGSIYKTINGGVNWNRLTLNTAFNVQQLEVINPLIVYAACDSGQVIRTITGGLSWTTLNTPPLPSTLIRWRISFINSLTGWITTDNPAATNKTYQTTNGGTSWAIVNSSTGFTKINFQSATKGVGINSNGFFVTTNSGTNWTNTLTDSLLSEFYFLNSNTGWLFSRKSAASSIKGKSWKTTNSGQNWTLLYSNDSGSRAPKDVIFFDEQTGYANYYINKSGIIKTTNGGVNWFNPTDFRLVTSANYYAGPMTFINNSTGWYGTADDFLYKTTTGPGNLVNPFFADYIKIQNSNNISSYTDSRGSLTAPSPLGSNLPGFEYPKGSNNYCLFNSTFALSAVVNGDTLVSQSYNGSDFRAGQFIGGNEVGSRLGEYGLYQIKTGDGSGVPDYDHWPVSQGAPVSGSLPQLTGNQSSFVTLTDMTRTGLTGETAPLKAEVKIYQYSFNDDLRKDAIYYKISITNKNTADWNNAYFSFLVDTDIGTATDDRMGCDSALGLGYGYNGVATDPGYGSTPPAVGYKFVSSTNGFILNSCVPFYNVGSAPPPCLGDPYTPHDFRNYQKALDKCGEPFTYNGLPRNFIFNGDPQTGTGWLSNVNADARFFMTLGPANLAAGETATIIVAAIAARGTGYLNSVTKLKQYAATLPLDVQTVSSVVPKEFKLNQNYPNPFNPVTKISYSVPKASFMELNVYDISGRLVKNLFSGNSQAGNYEVHFNGESLASGIYICRMNSENYTNAIKMILVK